The following are encoded together in the Zonotrichia albicollis isolate bZonAlb1 chromosome 10, bZonAlb1.hap1, whole genome shotgun sequence genome:
- the PGAP1 gene encoding GPI inositol-deacylase: MGRAGRRLPALAALFYGALAALVLLGVRDVMFLYEENRCSMTYMYEYPEYLKIKLPKKTARRYPAYELYLYGEGNYAEENKNLLLTGIPVLFLPGNAGSYKQVRSLGSIALRKAEDVDFKYHFNFFSVNFNEELVALYGGSLQRQTKFVHECIKVILKLYKDREFAPSSVAIVGHSMGGLVARALLTLKNFKPELINLLITQATPHVAPVMPLDKYLIDFYTAVNNHWILKAQDLRNLTTLSVAGGFRDYQVRSGLAFLPRLSQHDSALSVVSSAVPRAWASTDHLSIVWCKELILATIRAFFDLIDENTRQITEDPKKRMSVLNHHFVRHPAKMYEENPEAFTHLTGAFNWITVKASKWTYSVYNDSDGKYFSFPLASHRKSYSHVYCENSMLDTSSWIYGCMNTNSSMCLEAADLSWRAELLPTTKVVMLKLLDYPSLSHIVIQVPPAVGNKYTLGCEFFKEDSRTVQLPVTHIFSFGFSSSKILLNSTGLLYNVQLQHFSQIYQAFKIYIDSHCQSLKERKPSVYRLHIPWSYEDSITVAKVPSLAEISAKLHIAQPHSDSSLPELNIYSSPDCQYEVILKTSLLQVLGQIVRFHAGAFPVYIVSNILLTYGGQLSTLRSTGQCSDFSLQLVRTAKPYKVEPLISIVVFLLGFNWFREIWESLSLPEVDAAVLSSQDAWFPLVSLILFLFGTGIAYWSGVFFSTSLRLFSSLWLTLIRPPELQKDKLITPSRLCGMISLALVSWTTCGAFAVLIIYLQYLFKVVKLHVTVRAEQNMHNRDSGHSKETSQNSSTHTVKAQSSVGSVPEATQSPSNSKTSAEAANSLKLHTTVLNLFTWIVLLSLPSLIYWLKNLRYNVRLDPDPCRTTAIILVCILEILMNSSTSEVKSSKLLKIAAKVPLPLSVAMLAFGRMHLYRVPHFVTFSLLLHVLCCFV; the protein is encoded by the exons aaaataaaattacccAAGAAAACAGCCAGACGATACCCAGCATATGAGCTGTATCTCTATGGGGAAGGGAACTAtgctgaagaaaacaaaaatctccTACTGACAGGAATTCCAGTTCTCTTTCTGCCTGGGAATGCTGGCAGTTACAAACAAG TACGTTCTCTTGGCTCCATTGCACTTAGAAAAGCAGAAGATGTTGACTTCAAGTatcattttaatttcttcagtgTCAACTTTAATGAGGAGTTGGTTGCATTGTATGGTGGCAGCCTGCAACGACAGACCAAGTTTGTGCATGAGTGCATCAAAGTAATCCTTAAGCTGTACAAG GATCGGGAATTTGCCCCGAGCAGTGTGGCAATAGTTGGGCATTCCATGGGTGGTCTTGTTGCAAGAGCATTGCTCACTCTGAAGAATTTTAAGCCTGAACTTATAAACCTGCTCATTACACAAGCCACACCTCACGTTGCACCTGTAATGCCTTTGGACAAATATCTTATTG atTTTTATACAGCTGTAAACAATCATTGGATTCTAAAGGCCCAAGATTTAAGAAATTTAACTACCCTTTCTGTGGCGGGAGGATTCAGAGATTACCAAGTTCGTTCAGGACTGGCTTTTCTACCAAGATTGAGTCAACATGACAGTGCCTTATCTGTTGTG AGCTCAGCTGTGCCTAGAGCTTGGGCCTCAACTGACCATCTCTCCATAGTGTG GTGCAAAGAACTGATCCTGGCTACCATTAGAGCTTTTTTTGATCTCATAGATGAAAACACAAGGCAG ATAACTGAGGATCCAAAGAAGAGAATGTCTGTATTGAATCACCACTTTGTGAGACACCCTGCAAAGATGTATGAGGAAAATCCTGAAGCTTTTACACACCTCACAG gaGCTTTCAATTGGATTACAGTCAAAGCCTCAAAATGGACTTACTCAGTTTACAAT gattctgatggaaaatatttctcatttcctCTTGCAAGCCACAGAAAATCATACAGTCATGTTTACTGTGAAAATAGTATGTTG GACACAAGTAGCTGGATTTATGGCTGCATGAACACTAATTCATCAATGTG CCTGGAAGCTGCTGATTTATCCTGGAGAGCTGAGTTACTTCCAACCACCAAG gTTGTAATGCTGAAACTTCTGGACTACCCTTCTTTGTCCCACATTGTCATTCAGGTACCACCTGCAGTTGGCAATAAG TATACTTTGGGCTGTGAATTCTTCAAAGAGGATTCCAGAACAGTCCAGCTCCCTGTAACACACATTTTTTCATTTG GATTTTCTTCAAGCAAAATTCTCTTAAATTCAACTGGATTACTTTATAATGTACAGCTCCAACACTTCAGCCAG ATATATCAAGCTTTCAAAATTTATATAGACAGTCACTGCCAGTCACTCAAAG aaagaaaaccaaGTGTTTACAGACTTCATATCCCCTGGTCATATGAAGACTCAATAACTGTAGCAAA AGTTCCATCTCTTGCTGAGATTTCTGCCAAACTGCACATTGCTCAGCCCCACAGTGACAGCAGCCTTCCAGAGTTAAACATCTACTCTTCCCCTGACTGTCAGTATGAA GTAATTCTGAAGACATCACTTCTACAGGTTCTTGGGCAA ATAGTAAGGTTCCATGCTGGTGCTTTTCCAGTCTATATTGTTTCTAATATTCTTCTTACTTATGGAGGACAACTGAGCACATTGAGATCAACAG GCCAGTGTTCAGACTTCTCCCTCCAACTAGTTAGGACAGCAAAGCCCTACAAAGTAGAACCTCTCATAAGCATTGTTGTGTTTCTGCTGGG GTTTAACTGGTTTAGAGAGATCTGGgagtcactgtcactgccagaGGTGGATGCTGCTGTACTGAGTAGTCAGGATGCATGGTTCCCCCTTGTGTCCCTGATTCTATTTCTTTTTGGGACAGGCATTGCCTACTGGAGTGGAGTATTTTTCTCTACATCTCTGAGACTCTTCTCTTCATTATGGTTAACTCTGATTAG ACCTCCTGAACTTCAGAAAGATAAGTTGATTACACCCAGCAGACTCTGTGGGATGATATCTCTTGCTTTGGTTAGCTGGACCACTTGTGGTGCATTTGCTGTGCTCATTATTTATCTCCAATACTTGTTCAAG GTTGTAAAACTGCATGTAACTGTAAGAGCAGAGCAAAACATGCACAACAGG GATTCAGGCCACTCAAAAGAAACTTCACAGAACTCCAGTACACACACAGTCAAAGCCCAGAGTTCAGTGGGCAGCGTTCCAGAAGCAACACAGTCTCCCTCCAACAGTAAAACATCTGCTGAAGCTGCTAACAGTCTTAAGCTGCACACTACAGTCCTTAATTTATTCACGTGGATTGTGCTGCTCAGCTTGCCATCTTTAATTTATTGGTTAAAAAACCTCAG GTACAATGTTAGGCTTGATCCTGATCCCTGTAGAACCACAGCTATTATCCTTGTATGCATCTTAGAAATCCTAATGAATTCAAGTACTTCTGAAGTGAAATCAAG TAAACTCTTGAAGATTGCAGCCAAAGTTCCACTCCCTTTGTCTGTTGCAATGCTGGCCTTTGGACGAATGCATTTATACAGAGTCCCACACTTTGTAACCTTTTCTCTTCTTCTACATGTGCTGTGCTGTTTTGTGTAA